The genomic window CAAATTCAAGGTAAAGCCCTTTCTTACAACAACATCGCTGACACGGACGCTGCACTGGAGTGTGTGAAAGAGTTCGACCAGCCAGCATGTGTCATCGTTAAGCACGCTAACCCATGTGGTGTTGCACTCGGTGAAGACATCCTAGAAGCTTACGACCGCGCATTCAAAACAGACCCAACGTCTGCATTTGGCGGCATCATTGCTTTCAACCGTGAGCTAGACGCGGCAACAGCAACCGCTATCACTGAGCGTCAATTCGTTGAAGTTATCATTGCACCATCAGTTTCTGCTGAAGCAGTAGCAATCGTAGCGGCTAAGAAAAACCTGCGCCTACTTGAATGTGGCGAGTGGACAACGAAGACGACTGGCTTTGACGTGAAACGCGTTAACGGTGGCTTACTCGTTCAAGACCGCGACCAAGGCATGGTGTCTGAAGATGACCTGAAAGTGGTGTCTAAACGTCAACCAACCGCTGAAGAATTGAAAGATGCCCTATTCTGCTGGAAAGTCGCGAAATACGTGAAATCTAACGCGATTGTTTACTCGAAAGGCGATATGACGATTGGGGTGGGTGCTGGCCAAATGAGCCGCGTTTACTCTGCGAAAATTGCAGGCATCAAAGCGGCAGACGAAGGTCTACAGGTTGAAGGTTGTGTGATGGCATCTGACGCGTTCTTCCCATTCCGAGACGGTATCGATGCGGCAGCAGAAGCGGGCATCAAGTGTGTTATCCAACCGGGCGGCTCTATGCGTGATGACGAAGTTATCGCTGCTGCAGATGAACACGGCATGGCGATGATCTTTACGGGCATGCGTCACTTCCGCCACTAATTCTCTTGTCATCATTGGGGCGGTAACTGCGTTGACTACGCTCGCTTACCCTAATCACATAGCGGGCTATGCTCATAGGGATAAGCTCGCTTGTCGCCTTGTTAGCGCTCCCACTGATTTAAAGAGACCTCAAATAGTTGAATGACGTAAGCACCGACTACTTTGAGCAAGACTTATAATTTTGTTTTTTTTAAATATTCCAATATTTGAAATACGTAGAGCAAGTCAGAGACTTTAGTTCAAGGAAAACACGCGGAGCTTATGACCATAAGTGAGCATGTTTGACACAGAAATAAAGGCTCTGAAGCAGCTATAAGGATTTTAAAACATGAATGTACTAATTATTGGTGCCGGCGGTCGTGAGCACGCACTAGGTTGGAAAGCAGCACAAAACCCAAACGTTGAAACAGTCTTCATCGCGCCAGGTAACGCAGGCACTGCCCTTGAGCCGAAACTTGAGAACGTAAACATCGGCGTTGAAGACATCGCTGGTTTAGTCGCGTTTGCTCAAGAGAAAAAAATCGAACTGACTATCGTGGGCCCAGAAGCACCATTAGTCATTGGCGTGGTTGACGCATTCCGAGAAGTGGGTCTGCCTATTTTTGGTCCAACTCAAGCGGCAGCACAGCTTGAAGGTTCGAAAGCCTTCACCAAAGATTTCCTAGCTCGTCATGACATCCCAACGGGTTACTACGCCAACTTCACTGAGATTGAGCCAGCTCTTGCTTACGTACGTGAGCAAGGCGCTCCAATCGTAGTAAAAGCTGACGGTCTTGCGGCGGGTAAAGGCGTTATCGTTGCGATGACCCTTGAAGAAGCTGAAGACGCAATCAAAGACATGCTAGCGGGCAACGCCTTTGGCGAAGCGGGCAGCCGCGTGGTTATCGAAGAGTTCCTTGAAGGCGAAGAAGCAAGCTTCATCGTAATGGTTGACGGTTCTAGCGTTCTTCCTATGGCCACCAGCCAAGATCACAAACGTGTTGGCGACAAAGACACGGGGCCTAATACTGGCGGCATGGGTGCTTACTCTCCAGCTCCAGTTGTGACGCCTGAAATCCACAACCGTATCCTTGAGGAAGTTATCTACCCAACGGTACGTGGTATGGACGCAGAAGGCGCACCTTACACGGGTTTCCTTTACGCAGGCCTAATGATCGATGCTGACGGCACCCCTAAGGTTATCGAATACAACTGCCGCTTCGGCGACCCTGAAACGCAACCTATCATGATGCGTATGGAGTCAGACCTTGTTGAACTTTGCCTAATGGCTATCGACGAGAAACTCGACCAAGCCGAATCGAAGTGGGATCCGCGCGCGTCTATCGGTGTTGTTCTTGCGGCTGGCGGTTACCCGGCTGACTACGCAAAAGGTGACGTTATTTCACTCCCAACAAGCGAAGTTGAAGGCCAAAAGATTTTCCATGCAGGTACGACAAATAACGAAGCTGGCGATGTGGTGACAAACGGCGGTCGTGTACTGTGTGCTACCGCACTGGGTAACACGGTTTCTGAGGCTCAGGAGCGCGCCTACGCGTTAACTAAGCAGGTTAGCTGGAAAGGTATGTTCCACCGTAATGACATAGGTTACCGTGCGATTGCGCGCGAGCAAGAGCAGTAATCCACTGCATCACTCGTATAGTTCCGTATAAGCAGTACTAAATAACAAGAAAAGGCGCCTTAATCGGCGCCTTTTTATTGCTTAGTCTTTTTAACTCTACTTTTTGAGCAATGATGGTCTTGTCACACAATCATGGCTGCCATCACCTAACATCAATAACTCTTTAACCGTCACGTTACTCCGTGAATTGCTGCCAAGAAATGCGGCATAGCTTTTCACAGGTGCTAAGCTATCGGTCGCGAAACTTGGTAAGGGTTGATTGAACTCAAAGCGAACAAGCTTACCCTCTGAGCACACATCAAAAGAGTGACCATTCCAGTAACCCTGAATCATTCTTAGCCCCTCATCATTTTGCTCCCTGACGGTTTCTAGAACTGA from Vibrio artabrorum includes these protein-coding regions:
- the purD gene encoding phosphoribosylamine--glycine ligase, with protein sequence MNVLIIGAGGREHALGWKAAQNPNVETVFIAPGNAGTALEPKLENVNIGVEDIAGLVAFAQEKKIELTIVGPEAPLVIGVVDAFREVGLPIFGPTQAAAQLEGSKAFTKDFLARHDIPTGYYANFTEIEPALAYVREQGAPIVVKADGLAAGKGVIVAMTLEEAEDAIKDMLAGNAFGEAGSRVVIEEFLEGEEASFIVMVDGSSVLPMATSQDHKRVGDKDTGPNTGGMGAYSPAPVVTPEIHNRILEEVIYPTVRGMDAEGAPYTGFLYAGLMIDADGTPKVIEYNCRFGDPETQPIMMRMESDLVELCLMAIDEKLDQAESKWDPRASIGVVLAAGGYPADYAKGDVISLPTSEVEGQKIFHAGTTNNEAGDVVTNGGRVLCATALGNTVSEAQERAYALTKQVSWKGMFHRNDIGYRAIAREQEQ
- the purH gene encoding bifunctional phosphoribosylaminoimidazolecarboxamide formyltransferase/IMP cyclohydrolase, translated to MNNARPIRRALISVSDKTGIVEFAQALAHRGVDILSTGGTARLLAEKGISVTEVSDYTGFPEMMDGRVKTLHPKVHGGVLGRRGQDDDVMETHGINPIDMVVVNLYPFAETVAKEGCTLADAVENIDIGGPTMVRSAAKNHKDVTIVVNAHDYERVVAEMDANEQSLTLETRFDLAIAAFEHTAAYDGMIANYFGTMVPSYGENKEGDEESKFPRTFNQQFEKKQDMRYGENSHQAAAFYVEANPEEASVSTARQIQGKALSYNNIADTDAALECVKEFDQPACVIVKHANPCGVALGEDILEAYDRAFKTDPTSAFGGIIAFNRELDAATATAITERQFVEVIIAPSVSAEAVAIVAAKKNLRLLECGEWTTKTTGFDVKRVNGGLLVQDRDQGMVSEDDLKVVSKRQPTAEELKDALFCWKVAKYVKSNAIVYSKGDMTIGVGAGQMSRVYSAKIAGIKAADEGLQVEGCVMASDAFFPFRDGIDAAAEAGIKCVIQPGGSMRDDEVIAAADEHGMAMIFTGMRHFRH